One stretch of Pyrenophora tritici-repentis strain M4 chromosome 4, whole genome shotgun sequence DNA includes these proteins:
- a CDS encoding ARA1, Aldo-keto reductase, related to diketogulonate reductase — translation MPMLGYGTGTAWFKNGEESKIDQATIDAVKTATKLGYTHLDGAEVYKTESELGTAIKESGVPREKLYVTTKVWHGNINDIAGALKTSLKKLQLDYVDLYLIHHPWFANSDAELQKAWADMEAVQASGLAKSIGVSNYLPTHLAATLKTAKVKPVCNQIELHPYLQRHELLEFHKQNGIATTAYGPLTAATKAKPGPLDDYVEKLTKKYAVSENEIYLRWCIDQDIVPVTTSGKEQRLSDYLRAMTFKLTPKEIKEINELGEQKHFRGFWNDKFAENDRS, via the exons ATGCCAATGTTGGGCTATGGAACCGGGACGGCTTGGTTCAAGAACGGAGAAGAGAGCAAGATTGACCAAGCTACTATTGATGCCGTGAAAACAGCGACAAAGTTGGGGTACACACACCTTGATGGTGCCGAGG TATACAAGACGGAATCCGAGCTTGGAACAGCCATTAAAGAGAGCGGAGTTCCCCGCGAGAAACTCTATGTCACAACAAAAGTGTGGCACGGCAATATCAATGACATTGCCGGCGCGCTTAAGACAAGTCTGAAGAAGTTACAATTGGACTACGTCGACCT ATACCTCATCCACCACCCATGGTTCGCAAACTCGGACGCCGAGCTCCAAAAAGCTTGGGCAGACATGGAAGCCGTCCAAGCCTCCGGTCTCGCCAAATCAATCGGAGTATCAAACTACCTGCCCACCCACCTAGCCGCAACCCTCAAGACGGCCAAAGTAAAGCCCGTTTGCAACCAGATCGAACTGCACCCCTATCTCCAACGCCACGAACTCCTGGAATTCCACAAGCAGAACGGGATTGCAACAACGGCCTACGGACCTCTGACTGCAGCAACCAAAGCAAAGCCTGGCCCACTGGACGACTACGTCGAGAAGCTGACGAAGAAGTACGCAGTGAGCGAGAACGAGATTTACCTGAGGTGGTGCATTGATCAGGATATTGTGCCTGTGACGACGAGTGGCAAGGAGCAACGGTTGAGTGATTACTTGAGGGCGATGACGTTCAAATTGACGCCTAAAGAGATCAAGGAGATCAATGAGTTGGGGGAGCAGAAACACTTTAGAGGGTTCTGGAACGATAAG TTTGCTGAGAATGATCGGTCGTAG
- a CDS encoding CUS1, Splicing factor 3b, subunit 2, with amino-acid sequence MSGATAKGKKQANKNAYRRAKKKQQRIETKSDVGGSARENDSPAPAKDASSDALAVQPVNLTSIDDIANVYDLDDPALEEFKSVFEKFREPTEEEAATRDEEKAEVYVAEDGIPSDEEEEEDGQPKLSKKKMKQMNKLSVAQLKSMVSRPELVEWTDVSSSDPKLLISIKGAKNVIPVPTHWSLKREYLSSKRGIEKPPFALPKFIQETGIAEMRDAVLEKQAEMTMRQKQRERVQGKLGKLDIDYAKLYDAFFRRQTKPELTRYGEVYYEGKEFETNLVNLKPGELSEELREALGMTPGQPPPWLINMQRFGPPPSYPNMRVPGVNAPIPPGSSWGFQPGQWGKPPTDDGGKPLFGGDLYGTAILEEQQQPTHTGAESIAGEFQLRKQRKGIETEEPGAPRSAYTVLPEKNISATGFFGGEHAYDLDAARRDTLGHSQRKRKAAG; translated from the exons ATGTCGGGCGCAACTGCGAAAGGCAAGAAGCAGGCGAACAAGAATGCCTATCGCCGGGCAaagaagaagcaacagcGCATC GAGACCAAGTCGGACGTGGGCGGCTCAGCGCGCGAGAATGATTCTCCTGCGCCAGCAAAAGATGCCAGCAGCGACGCACTCGCGGTGCAGCCTGTAAATCTCACTAGCATCGACGACATCGCAAACGTGTACGACCTGGACGATCCCGCATTAGAGGAGTTCAAGAGCGTTTTCGAGAAGTTCAGGGAGCCGACCGAAGAGGAAGCGGCCACCAGGGACGAGGAGAAGGCTGAAGTGTACGTCGCCGAAGACGGCATCCCCAGCGacgaagaggaggaagaagatgggCAGCCCAAGCTCtccaagaagaagatgaagcaGATGAACAAGCTATCGGTCGCGCAATTGAAGTCGATGGTTTCCCGCCCCGAACTGGTCGAGTGGACGGATGTGTCATCGTCTGATCCCAAGCTACTAATCTCCATCAAGGGCGCTAAGAATGTCATACCCGTCCCGACTCACTGGTCGCTCAAGCGCGAGTATTTGTCGTCGAAGCGCGGTATCGAGAAGCCGCCATTTGCTCTGCCCAAGTTCATACAGGAAACAGGCATAGCAGAGATGCGAGATGCCGTCTTGGAGAAGCAGGCAGAAATGACCATGAGGCAGAAGCAGCGTGAGCGCGTCCAAGGCAAGCTCGGCAAGCTCGATATCGACTATGCAAAACTCTATGATGCATTCTTCCGTCGCCAGACCAAGCCGGAGCTAACACGTTACGGCGAAGTCTACTACGAGGGCAAAGAGTTTGAGACAAATCTCGTCAACCTTAAGCCGGGTGAGCTGAGTGAGGAACTTCGTGAGGCACTTGGAATGACACCTGGTCAACCACCACCGTGGCTCATCAACATGCAGCGGTTCGGGCCCCCGCCGTCGTACCCCAACATGCGCGTTCCCGGTGTGAATGCTCCGATCCCACCCGGTTCTTCCTGGGGTTTCCAGCCAGGCCAGTGGGGCAAGCCTCCCACAGACGATGGTGGCAAACCACTATTTGGAGGAGATCTGTATGGAACGGCCATATTGGAGGAGCAACAGCAGCCGACACACACTG GCGCAGAAAGCATTGCCGGAGAGTTCCAACTTCGGAAGCAGCGTAAGGGGATTGAGACTGAAGAGCCTGGAGCACCGCGGAGCGCCTATACCGTGCTCCCAGAGAAGAACATCTCGGCAACTGGCTTCTTCGGTGGTGAACATGCTTACGACCTGGACGCAGCTAGGCGCGATACGCTTGGACATTCGCAGAGGAAGCGCAAGGCCG ctggctga
- a CDS encoding TT-ORF1 domain containing protein: MRLAAALLCIVTHIGTVNANVEKTVFLGPSPVTLQNVRPGLDNLRLDILTPSDTVLPTHLRVQFPTESLPRGLESWYLLRQLDGARRYEVRICWPATQPTDFWLETFSLAQVFDTPELVSSLAKYSEQRQFQGDEGRDVKGAASETPESVLFLRLQAAASYYSTNRTLMDYPPPVDADIILDPFVLNVFPESLGPVAIYIVAVAIGAYFLSAYIYNWLLAIAAEPPSKPHTD, encoded by the exons ATGCGCCTCGCCGCCGCCCTGCTCTGCATCGTCACACACATCGGGACGGTGAATGCCAATGTCGAAAAGACAGTCTTCCTGGGCCCCAGTCCTGTGACGCTCCAAAATGTGCGCCCTGGCCTAGACAACCTCCGTCTAGACATCTTGACGCCTTCCGACACGGTGCTGCCGACACATCTCCGCGTTCAGTTTCCCACAGAGTCCCTACCCCGCGGCCTCGAATCTTGGTACCTGCTCCGCCAACTCGACGGCGCGAGAAGGTACGAGGTGCGCATCTGTTGGCCGGCAACT CAACCTACCGACTTCTGGCTGGAGACGTTTTCCCTTGCCCAAGTCTTTGATACCCCTGAACTTGTATCCTCGCTTGCAAAGTATAGCGAACAGCGCCAGTTCCAAGGCGACGAAGGACGGGACGTCAAGGGAGCTGCATCCGAAACCCCAGAGTCTGTGCTATtcctccgcctccaggctGCAGCGTCCTACTATTCGACCAATCGCACGTTGATGGACTATCCGCCTCCTGTAGACGCTGATATCA TACTCGATCCATTCGTGTTGAACGTCTTCCCCGAGTCACTCGGCCCCGTCGCTATCTACATAGTTGCAGTCGCTATCGGCGCATACTTTCTCTCCGCCTACATCTACAACTGGCTCTTAGCCATCGCCGCCGAACCACCCAGCAAGCCCCACACGGACTGA